Proteins co-encoded in one Sebastes fasciatus isolate fSebFas1 chromosome 11, fSebFas1.pri, whole genome shotgun sequence genomic window:
- the LOC141776463 gene encoding tripartite motif-containing protein 16-like, with translation MAQRGVQLDQEAFSCSICLDLLKDPVTTSCGHSYCMNCIKTHWNGEEWKKIYSCPQCRQTFKRKPVLMKNTMLADLVEELKKTGLQAAPADHCYAGPEDVACDVCTGRKRKALKSCLMCLASYCEKHLQPHYDVAPLKKHKLVEPSKKLQENICSLHHEVMKMFCRTDQQCICYLCSVDEHKGHDTVSAAAERTERQRELEVSRLNIQQRIQDREKDVKLLQQEVKAVNCSADKAVEDSEKIFTELIRLMEKRSCDVKQQVRSQQKSEVSRVKELQEKLEQEITELKRRDAELKLLVHTEDHNQFLRNYPLLSPLSESKHSSSINIRPLSYFEDVTAAVSEVRDKLQDILREKWTNVSQTVTEVNVLLSQPEPKTRAGFLKYSREITLDPNTAHTRLLLSEGNRKATLKKQQQSYPTHPDRFTVCGQVLSRESLTGRCYWEGEWRGRGVYVVVAYKSVRRAGSWDECGFGQNDKSWALRCDNNSYIFLYNKVKTPVSGPPSSRIGVYLDHSAGILSFYSISRTMTLLHRVQTTFTEPLYAGFWLLDYDVTAELCKLK, from the coding sequence atggcgcagagaggagttcagctggaccaGGAAGCCTTCTCTTGttcaatctgtctggatctactgaaggatccagtgactacttcctgtggacacagctactgcatgaactgtattaaaaccCACTGGAATGGAGAGGAATggaagaagatctacagctgccctcagtgtaggcagaccttcaaaCGGAAGCCtgtcctgatgaaaaacaccatgttagcagatttagtggaggaactgaagaagactggactccaagctgctcctgctgatcactgctatgctggacctgaagatgtggcctgtgatgtctgcactgggaggaaacggaaagccctcaagtcctgtttgatgtgtctggcctcttactgtgagaaacacctccagcctcattatgatgtggctccattaaagaaacacaagctggtggagccctccaagaagctccaggagaacatctgctctcttcaccacgaggtgatgaagatgttctgtcgtactgatcagcagtgtatctgttatctctgctctgtggatgaacataaaggccacgacaccgtctcagctgcagcagaaaggaccgagaggcagagagagctggaggtgagtcgactcaacatccagcagaggatccaggacagagagaaagatgtgaagctgctccaacaggaggtgaagGCTGTCAAttgctctgctgataaagcagtggaggacagtgagaagatcttcactgagctgatccgtctcatggagaaaagaagctgtgatgtgaagcagcaggtcagatcccagcagaaaagtgaagtgagtcgagtcaaagagcttcaggagaagctggagcaggagatcactgagctgaagaggagagacgctgagctgaagctgctggtacacacagaggatcacaaccagtttctACGTAACTACCCCTTGCTGTCACCACTCAGTGAATCTAAAcactcatccagcatcaatatccgtcctctgagctactttgaggacgtgacggcggctgtgtcagaagtcagagataaactacaggacattctgagagagaaatggacaaacgtctcacagacagtgactgaagtgaatgttttactgtcacaaccagagcccaagaccagagctggattcttaaaatattcacgtgaaatcacactggatccaaacacagcacacacacggctgttattatctgaggggaacagaaaagcaacattaaagaaacaacaacagtctTATCCTACTCatccagacagattcactgtaTGTgggcaggtcctgagtagagagagtctgactggacgttgttactgggagggggagtggagaggaagaggagtttaTGTGGTGGTCGCCTACAAGAGTGTCAGGAGAGCAGGGAGCTGGGATGAATGTGGGTTTGGCcaaaatgacaaatcttgggcgtTAAGATGTGACAACAacagttatatatttttgtacaacaaagtcaaaactcccgtctcaggtcctccgtcctccagaataggagtgtatctggatcacagtgcaggtattctgtccttctacagcatCTCTagaaccatgactctcctccacagagtccagaccacatttaCTGAGCCTCTTTATGCTGGATTTTGGCTTTTAGATTATGATgtcactgctgagttgtgtaaactgaaatag
- the LOC141776467 gene encoding E3 ubiquitin/ISG15 ligase TRIM25-like, with amino-acid sequence MAQKGVQLDRESFSCSICLDLLKDPVTTSCGHSYCMNCIKTHWDGEEEKKIYSCPQCRQTFKRRPILMKSTLLADLVEELKKTGLQAAPADHCYAGPEDVACDVCTGRKLKAFKSCLMCLASYCEKHLQPHYDSAPFKKHKLVEPSKKLQEKAERTERQRKLEVSRLNIQQRIRDREKDVKLLQQEVEAVNRSADKAVEDSEKIFTELIRLMDKRRCDLKQQVRYQQKSEVSRVKELQEKLEQEITELKRRDAELKLLSHTEDHNQFLLSYPSLSPLSESTSSINIRPLSYFEDVTAAVSEVRDKLQDVLREKWTNVTQTVTEVDVLLPQPEPKTRAGFLKYSREITLDPNTANTLLLLSEGNRKATLTMQHQSYSSHPDRFTECHQVLSRESLTGRCYWEVERRGRGVYVVVAYKSIRKTGRSDECGFGQNDKSWALRCDNNSYKFLYNNIKTSVSGPQSSRVGVYLDHSAGILSFYSVSETMTLLHRVQTTFIEPLYAGLWLYYYCGDTAELCKLK; translated from the coding sequence atggcgcagaaaggagttcagctggaccgAGAGTCATTCTCAtgttccatctgtctggatctactgaaggatccggtgactacttcctgtggacacagctactgcatgaactgtattaaaacccactgggatggagaggaagagaagaagatctacagctgccctcagtgtaggcagacttTCAAACGGAGGCCTATCCTGATGAAAAGCACATTGttagcagatttagtggaggagctgaagaagactggactccaagctgctcctgctgatcactgctatgctggacctgaagatgtggcctgtgatgtctgcactgggaggaaactgaaagccttcaagtcctgtctgatgtgtctggcctcttactgtgagaaacacctccagcctcattatgactcagctccgttcaagaaacacaaactggtggagccctccaagaagctccaggagaaagCAGAAAGGACTGAGAGGCAGAGaaagctggaggtgagtcgactcaacatccagcagaggatccgggacagagagaaagatgtgaagctgctccaacaggaggtggaggctgtcaatcgctctgctgataaagcagtggaggacagtgagaagatcttcaccgagctgatccgtctcatggatAAAAGACGCTGTGatctgaagcagcaggtcagataccagcagaaaagtgaagtgagtcgagtcaaagagcttcaggagaagctggagcaggagatcactgagctgaagaggagagacgctgagctgaagctgctgtcacacacagaggatcacaaccagtttctactcagctacccctcactgtcaccactcagtgaatctacatccagcatcaacatccgtcctctgagctactttgaggacgtgacggcggctgtgtcagaagtcagagataaactacaggacgttctgagagagaaatggacaaacgtcacacagacagtgactgaagtggatgttttactgccacaaccagagcccaagaccagagctggattcttaaaatattcacgagaaatcacactggatccaaacacagcaaacacactgctgttgttatctgaggggaacagaaaagcaacattaacaaTGCAACATCAGTCTTattctagtcacccagacagattcactgaaTGTcatcaggtcctgagtagagaaagtctgactggacgttgttactgggaggtggagaggagagggagaggagtttATGTGGTGGTCGCCTACAAGAGTATCAGGAAAACAGGGAGGTCGGATGAATGTGGGTTTGGACAAAATGACAAATCGTGGGCGTTAAGATGTGACAACAACAGTTATAAATTTTTGTATAACAATATCAAAACTTCTGTCTCAGGTCCTCAGTCCTCCCGAGTAGGAGTGTatctggatcacagtgcaggtattctgtccttctacagcgtctctgaaaccatgactctcctccacagagtccagaccacattcattGAGCCTCTCTATGCCGGACTTTGGCTTTATTACTATTGTGGAgacactgctgagttgtgtaaactgaaatag
- the LOC141776455 gene encoding tripartite motif-containing protein 16-like, protein MAQKGVQLERETFSCSICLDLLKDPVTTSCGHSYCMNCIKSFWDGEDEKMIYSCPQCRQTFTTRPVLMKNTMLAVLVEELKKTGLQAAPADHCYAGPEDVACDVCTGRKLKAFKSCLACLASYCEKHLQPHYDVAPLKKHKLVEPSKKLQENICSRHDEVMKMFCRTDQQCICYLCSVDEHKGHDTVSAAAERTERQRELEVSRLNIQQRIQDREKDVKLLQQEVKAVNRSADKAVRNSEKIFTELIHLMEKRSCDVKQQVRSQQKSEVSRVKELQEKLEQEITELKRRDAELKLLSHTEDHNQFLLDYPSLSPLSESTHSSSINIRPLSYFDDVTAAVTEVRDKLQDVLREKWTNVSWTVSNVDVLLPQPEPKTRAGFLQYSREITLDPNTAHTELLLSEGNRKVTIAEQSYPSHPDRFTHFWQVLSRESLTGRCYWEVEWRGEEIYVAVAYKSIRRAGNTEECEFGKNEKSWALFSYRNRSYSFWYNNVESPVSGPQSSPKSSRIGVYLDHSAGILSFYSVSETMTLLHRVQTTFTEPLYAGLHNVFYYSYTAEFCKLK, encoded by the coding sequence atggcgcagaaaggagttcagctggagcGGGAAACCTtctcttgttcgatctgtctggatctactgaaggatccggtgactacttcctgtggacacagctactgcatgaactgtattaaaagcttctgggatggagaggatgagaagatgatctacagctgccctcagtgtaggcagaccttcacaacgaggcctgtcctgatgaaaaacaccatgttagcagttttagtggaggagctgaagaagactggactccaagctgctcctgctgatcactgctatgctggacctgaagatgtggcctgtgatgtctgcactgggaggaaactgaaagccttcaagtcctgtctcgcctgtctggcctcttactgtgagaaacacctccagcctcattatgacgtggctccattaaagaaacacaagctggtggagccctccaagaagctccaggagaacatctgctctcgtcacgatgaggtgatgaagatgttctgtcgtactgatcagcagtgtatctgttatctctgctctgtggatgaacataaaggccacgacaccgtctcagctgcagcagaaaggaccgagaggcagagagagctggaggtgagtcgactcaacatccagcagaggatccaggacagagagaaagatgtgaagctgctccaacaggaggtgaaggctgtcaatcgctctgctgataaagcagtgagaaacagtgagaagatcttcaccgagctgatccatctcatggagaaaagaagctgtgatgtgaagcagcaggtcagatcccagcagaaaagtgaagtgagtcgagtcaaagagcttcaggagaagctggagcaggagatcactgagctgaagaggagagacgctgagctgaagctgctgtcacacacagaggatcacaaccagtttctactcgactacccctcactgtcaccactcagtgaatctacacactcatccagcatcaatatccgtcctctgagctactttgacGACGTGACGGCTGCTGTgacagaagtcagagataaactacaggacgttctgagagagaaatggacaaacgtctcatGGACAGTGTCTaatgtggatgttttactgccacaaccagagcccaagaccagagctggattcttacaatattcacgagaaatcacactggatccaaacacagcacacacagagctgttattatctgaggggaacagaaaagtaACAATTGCAGAGCAGTCTTATcctagtcacccagacagattcactcatttttggcaggttctgagtagagagagtctgactggacgttgttactgggaggtggaatGGAGAGGGGAAGAGATTTATGTAGCAGTtgcatacaagagtatcaggagagcagggAACACGGAGGAATGTGAGTTTGGAAAAAATGAGAAATCTTGGGCATTATTTTCTTACAGAAATCGTAGTTATAGCTTTTGGTACAACAATGTTGAAAGTCCCGTCTCAGGTCCCCAGTCCAGTCCCAAGTCCTCCAGAATAGgggtgtacctggatcacagtgcaggtattctgtccttctacagcgtctctgaaaccatgactctcctccacagagtccagaccacattcactgagcctctctatgctggacttcATAATGTATTCTATTATTCTTATACTGCTGAAttctgtaaactgaaatag
- the LOC141776457 gene encoding tripartite motif-containing protein 16-like, whose amino-acid sequence MELQEVQLDQESFSCSICLDLLKDPVTTSCGHSYCMNCIKSYWKGDDEKKIYSCPQCRQTFKRRPVLMKSTMLADLVEKLKKTGLQAAPADHCYAGPEDVACDVCTGRKLKAFKSCLVCLASYCEKHLQPHYDSAPFKKHKLVEPSKKLQENICSRHDEVMKMFCRTDQQCICYLCLMDEHKGHHTVSAAAERTERQRELEVSRLNIQQRIQDREKDVKLLQQEVEAVNRSADKAVEDSEKIFTELIRLMEKRSCDVKQQVRSQQKSEVSRVKELQEKLEQEITELKRRDAELKLLSHTEDHNQFLLNYPSLSPLSESTHSSSINIRPLSYFEDVAAAVSEVRDKLQEVLREKWTNVSQTVTEVDVLLSQPEPKTRAGFLQYSCEITLDPNTAYTQLLLSEGNRKATLTMKQQSYSSHPDRFTNWPQVLSRESLTGRCYWEVKRKGDGALIAVAYNSIRRAGGWDECGFGQNGKSWALRCDKNSYNFLYNDIETSVSGPLSSRIGVYLDHSAGILSFYSVSETMTLLHRVQTTFTEPLYAGLCLYYDSGDTAELCKLK is encoded by the coding sequence ATGGAGCTGCAAGAAGTTCAGCTGGACCAAGAGTCATtctcttgttcgatctgtctggatctactgaaggatccggtgactacttcctgtggacacagctactgcatgaactgtattaaaagctACTGGAAAGGAGAcgatgagaagaagatctacagctgccctcagtgtaggcagaccttcaaacggaggcctgtcctgatgaaaagcaccatgttagcagatttagtggagaaactgaagaagactggactccaagctgctcctgctgatcactgctatgctggacctgaagatgtggcctgtgatgtctgcactgggaggaaactgaaagccttcaagtcgtgtctggtgtgtctggcctcttactgtgagaaacacctccagcctcattatgactcagctccattcaagaaacacaagctggtggagccctccaagaagctccaggagaacatctgctctcgtcacgatgaagtgatgaagatgttctgtcgtactgatcagcagtgtatctgttatctctgcttaatggatgaacataaaggccaccacaccgtctcagctgcagcagaaaggaccgagaggcagagagagctggaggtgagtcgactcaacatccagcagaggatccaggacagagagaaagatgtgaagctgctccaacaggaggtggaggctgtcaatcgctctgctgataaagcagtggaggacagtgagaagatcttcaccgagctgatccgtctcatggagaaaagaagctgtgatgtgaagcagcaggtcagatcccagcagaaaagtgaagtgagtcgagtcaaagagcttcaggagaagctggagcaggagatcactgagctgaagaggagagacgctgagctgaagctgctgtcacacacagaggatcacaaccagtttctactcaactacccctcactgtcaccactcagtgaatctacacactcatccagcatcaatatccgtcctctgagctactttgaggacgtggcggcggctgtgtcagaagtcagagataaactgcaggaggttctgagagagaaatggacaaatgtctcacagacagtgactgaagtggatgttttactgtcacaaccagagcccaagaccagagctggattcttacaatattcgtgtgaaatcacactggatccaaacacagcatacacacagctgttattatctgaggggaacagaaaagcaacattaacgATGAAACAACAGTCTTattctagtcacccagacagattcactaaTTGGcctcaggtcctgagtagagagagtctgactggacgttgttactgggaggtgaagAGGAAAGGAGATGGAGCTCTTATAGCAGTCGCATACAACagtatcaggagagcagggggcTGGGACGAATGTGGGTTTGGACAAAATGGCAAATCTTGGGCTTTAAGATGTGACAAAAACAGTTATAATTTTCTGTATAATGATATCGAAACTTCTGTCTcaggtcctctgtcctccagaataggagtgtacctggatcacagtgcaggtattctgtccttctacagcgtctctgaaaccatgactctcctccacagagtccagaccacattcactgagcctctctatgctggactttgTCTTTATTATGATTCTGGAgacactgctgagttgtgtaaactgaaatag
- the LOC141776454 gene encoding tripartite motif-containing protein 16-like, with the protein MAQKGVQLERETFSCSICLDLLKDPVTIPCGHSYCMNCIKGFWGGEEEKKTYSCPQCRQTFKRRPVLMKSTMLAVLVEELKKTGLQAAPADHCYAGPEDVACDVCTGRKLKAFKSCLACLASYCEKHLQPHYDVAPLKKHKLVEPSKKLQENICSRHDEVMKMFCRTDQQCICYLCSVDEHKGHDTVSAAAERTERQRELEVSRLNIQQRIQDREKDVKLLQQEVEAVNRSADKAVEDSEKIFTELIRLMEKRSCDVKQQVRSQQKSEVSRVKELQEELEQEITELKRRDAELKLLSHTEDHNQFLLDYPSLSPLSESTHSSSINIRPLSYFEDVTAAVTEVRDKLQDVLREKWTNVSQTVTEVDVLLSQPEPKTRAGFLKYSKEITLDPNTANTHLLLSEGNRKVTIAEQSYPSHPDRFTHFWQVLSRESLTGRCYWEVEWRGEEIYVAVAYKSIKREGSTEECEFGKNEKSWALFSYRNYSYRFWYNNVESPVSGPQSSRIGVYLDHSAGILSFFSVSTTNQTMTLLHRVQTTFTEPLYAGIWLYYNYGVTAEFCKLK; encoded by the exons atggcgcagaaaggagttcagctAGAGCGGGAAACCTTCTCTTGTTCGAtatgtctggatctactgaaggatccagTGACTAttccctgtggacacagctactgcatgaactgtattaaaggcTTTTGGGgtggagaagaagagaagaagacctacagctgccctcagtgtaggcagaccttcaaacggaggcctgtcctgatgaaaagcaccatgttagcagttttagtggaggagctgaagaagactggacttcaagctgctcctgctgatcactgctatgctggacctgaagatgtggcctgtgatgtctgcactgggaggaaactgaaagccttcaagtcctgtctcgcctgtctggcctcttactgtgagaaacacctccagcctcattatgacgtggctccattaaagaaacataagctggtggagccctccaagaagctccaggagaacatctgctctcgtcacgatgaggtgatgaagatgttctgtcgtactgatcagcagtgtatctgttatctctgctctgtggatgaacataaaggccacgacaccgtctcagctgcagcagaaaggaccgagaggcagagagagctggaggtgagtcgactcaacatccagcagaggatccaggacagagagaaagatgtgaagctgctccaacaggaggtggaggctgtcaatcgctctgctgataaagcagtggaggacagtgagaagatcttcaccgagctgatccgtctcatggagaaaagaagctgtgatgtgaagcagcaggtcagatcccagcagaaaagtgaagtgagtcgagtcaaagagcttcaggaggagctggagcaggagatcactgagctgaagaggagagacgctgagctgaagctgctgtcacacacagaggatcacaaccagtttctactcgactacccctcactgtcaccactcagtgaatctacacactcatccagcatcaatatccgtcctctgagctactttgaggacgtgacggcggctgtgaCAGAAGTCAGggataaactacaggacgttctgagagagaaatggacaaacgtctcacagacagtgactgaagtggatgttttactgtcacaaccagagcccaagaccagagctggattcttaaaatattcaaaagaaatcacactggatccaaacacagcaaacacacatctgttattatctgaggggaacagaaaagtaACAATTGCAGAGCAGTCTTATcctagtcacccagacagattcactcaTTTTtggcaggtcctgagtagagagagtctgactggacgttgttactgggaggtggaatGGAGAGGGGAAGAGATTTATGTAGCAGTTGCATACAAGAGTATCAAGAGAGAAGGGAGCACGGAGGAATGTGAGTTTGGAAAAAATGAGAAATCTTGGGCGTTATTTTCTTACAGAAATTATAGTTATAGGTTTTGGTACAACAATGTTGAAAGTCCCGTCTCAG gtcctcagtcctccagaataggagtgtacctggatcacagtgcaggtattttGTCCTTCTTCAGCGTCTCCACCACCAATCAAACCATGaccctcctccacagagtccagaccacattcactgagcctctctatgctggaatTTGGCTTTATTACAATTATGGAGTCACTGCTGAAttctgtaaactgaaatag
- the LOC141776471 gene encoding tripartite motif-containing protein 16-like protein: MAQQGVQLDRKTFCCLFCQDLLKDPVTIPCGHSYCMNCLKRSCFEKNGKKIVICPECWHTFTLRPVLMKNTMLADLVEQLKKTGLQAAPADHCYAGPEDLVCDEHKGHDTVSAAAERTERQRELEVSRLNIQQRIQDREKDVKLLQKEVEAVNHSADKAVKYSEKIFTKLMLLMEKRSCDVKQQVRSQQRSEVSRVKELQEKLEQEITELKRRDAELKLLSHTEDNNQFLLSYPSLSPLRESTSSIDIRPLRYFEDVRAAVSEVMDKLRVVLSDKWTNISQTVTEVDVLLSNSQAEPKTRVGFLKYSREITLDPNTAHEVVLLSDGNRKATSTEQNQKYSNHPDRFTECWQVLSRESLTGRCYWEVEWQGNGVLIAVAYKNNRREGGWNECGFGHNDKSWTFRFDRDRYAFWYNNVKTPVSGPQSSRVGVYLDHSAGILSFYSVSTTNQTMTLLHRVQTTFTEPLYAGIWLYYNYGVTAEFCKLK, translated from the exons ATGGCGCAGCAAGGAGTTCAACTGGACCGAAAGACCTTCTGCTGTTTATTCTGTcaggatctactgaaggatccggtgactattccctgtggacacagctactgcatgaactgtctTAAACGCTCTTGCTTTGAAAAGAATGGGAAGAAAATCGTCATCTGCCCTGAGTGTTGGCACACCTTCACACTGAGGCCtgtcctgatgaaaaacaccatgttagcagatttagtggagcaactgaagaagactggactccaagctgctcctgctgatcactgctatgctggacctgaagatttggtctgtgat gaacataaaggccacgacaccgtctcagctgcagcagaaaggaccgagaggcagagagagctggaggtgagtcgactcaacatccagcagaggatccaggacagagagaaagatgtgaagctgctccaaaaggaggtggaggctgtcaaccactctgctgataaagcagtgaagtacagtgagaagatcttcaccaaGCTGATGCttctcatggagaaaagaagctgtgatgtgaagcagcaggtcagatcccagcagagaagtgaagtgagtcgagtcaaagagcttcaggagaagctggagcaggagatcactgagctgaagaggagagacgctgagctgaagctgctgtcacacacagaggataaCAACCAGTTTCTACTCAGCTACCCCTCATTGTCACCACTCAGAGAATCTACATCCAGCATCGATATCCGTCCTCTgcgctactttgaggacgtgagggcagctgtgtcagaagtcatgGATAAACTACGGGTCGTTCTGAGTGACAAATGGACAAAcatctcacagacagtgactgaagtggatgttttactgtcaaaTTCACAagcagagcccaagaccagagttggattcttaaaatattcacgagaaatcacactggatccaaacacagcacacgAAGTGGTGTTATTATCTGatgggaacagaaaagcaacatcaaCCGAGCAAAATCAGAAATATTCCaatcacccagacagattcactgaaTGTtggcaggtcctgagtagagagagtctgactggacgttgttactgggaggtggagtggcAAGGAAATGGAGTTCTTAtagcagtcgcatacaagaACAACCGCAGAGAAGGGGGCTGGAATGAATGTGGATTTGgacacaatgacaaatcttggacatttagatttgacagaGACCGTTATGCATTTTGGTACAACAATGTTAAAACTCCTGTCTCAggtcctcagtcctccagagtaggagtgtacctggatcacagtgcaggtattctgtccttctacagcgtctccaCCACCAATCAAACCATGaccctcctccacagagtccagaccacattcactgagcctctctatgctggaatTTGGCTTTATTACAATTATGGAGTCACTGCTGAGttctgtaaactgaaatag